A genome region from Alistipes dispar includes the following:
- a CDS encoding DNA polymerase III subunit, with the protein MRFADITGQEDLKRHLARSVDAGRVSHAQLFSGAAGYGTLALAVAYVQYLCCRHRRDGDSCGECPDCRQIAALAHPDLHLVFPVNKQGKKSGEAVRSDEFLEQFRALFAERGGCFSPQEWYDRLDLGKTLKGMIAAREADEIIRKLSFKSFEADYKTMLVWLPETMNEEAANKILKILEEPWERTLFILVSEQPDRLLPTILSRTQEVAVPRIAPEVLERAARERGVTDPLQARNMARLAGGDLLELGHLAAGENDAARRENFGLFCSLMRLSYNDRHLELIGWAEEAAQLSREQQRSFLRDAARLLRESYMLHAGLSEVCYLWGEELAFCSKFAPFVGSRNIEPLIAEIESAAAQIAQNGNPTIVFTHFALSVSKMIKHL; encoded by the coding sequence ATGCGGTTTGCGGACATTACGGGACAGGAGGATCTGAAGCGGCATCTGGCGCGGTCGGTCGATGCGGGGCGCGTGAGCCATGCGCAGCTCTTTTCGGGTGCGGCGGGCTACGGGACGCTCGCGCTGGCCGTGGCCTATGTGCAGTATCTCTGCTGCCGCCACCGGCGGGATGGCGATTCGTGCGGCGAATGTCCCGACTGTCGGCAGATCGCCGCCCTCGCGCATCCCGACCTGCATCTGGTCTTTCCGGTGAACAAACAGGGCAAGAAGTCGGGCGAGGCGGTCCGCAGCGACGAGTTCCTGGAGCAGTTCCGCGCGCTTTTCGCCGAGCGGGGCGGCTGTTTCTCGCCGCAGGAGTGGTACGACCGGCTCGATCTGGGCAAGACGCTCAAGGGCATGATCGCGGCCCGAGAGGCCGACGAGATCATCCGCAAGCTCTCCTTCAAGAGCTTCGAGGCCGACTACAAGACGATGCTCGTCTGGCTTCCGGAGACGATGAACGAGGAGGCCGCGAACAAGATTCTCAAGATTCTCGAGGAGCCGTGGGAGCGGACGCTCTTCATCCTGGTCTCCGAGCAGCCCGACCGCCTGCTGCCGACGATCCTTTCGCGCACGCAGGAGGTGGCCGTCCCCCGCATCGCGCCCGAGGTGCTGGAGCGTGCGGCCCGCGAACGCGGCGTGACGGATCCGTTGCAGGCGCGCAACATGGCGCGTCTTGCGGGCGGCGACCTGCTGGAACTGGGACATCTGGCGGCGGGCGAGAACGACGCCGCGCGGCGGGAGAACTTCGGGCTTTTCTGCTCGCTGATGCGCCTGAGCTACAACGACCGGCATCTGGAGCTGATCGGCTGGGCCGAGGAGGCCGCCCAGCTCTCGCGCGAGCAGCAGCGCTCCTTCCTGCGCGATGCGGCGCGGCTTTTGCGCGAGAGCTACATGCTCCACGCCGGTCTGAGCGAGGTCTGCTACCTGTGGGGCGAAGAGCTGGCCTTCTGCTCGAAATTCGCCCCCTTCGTCGGCTCGCGGAACATCGAGCCGCTGATCGCCGAGATCGAGAGTGCCGCGGCGCAGATCGCGCAGAACGGCAATCCGACGATC
- a CDS encoding lipopolysaccharide biosynthesis protein translates to MLEKLARQTAIYGISTIAVRFLSYLLTPYYTREFGQEAYGIVTDVYALIPLALTLLTMGMESSYFRFSARAEAAGGDVRGAKRRLFATTWGATSLAALLFVAAMILFRGDVARLMGETYVAHPEYVVWVGLIILFDVWACIPFSRLREQGRALTFVGIKALSAVLNVALAVAFGVAGLFSTDFGVGWVFVANFVASAVTWLVILATADRTLPAIDRKLLTAVFAYSLPLLVGGLTGTANEFIDRQLIKFLLPEGVAMAQLGVYGAVTKIAVVMMLFYQIYRLAAEPFFLSNFKKSDFVAMNAAALKYYVMASMVIFLCIALFRDVFALIVGREFREGIFILPVVLGANVLTGVWLNLSFWYKREERTSLAIVVTGTGLAAILLFGCWLVPLCGYFGAAWARLASEVAMVAVSWWLNRRFFPTPYDWRRIGEYVAVALAGFAAAEAVGGAAGNMFVGYAFNMLLLASYVAYLVRRERIDLGAMARAVLKRS, encoded by the coding sequence ATGCTCGAAAAGCTGGCCAGACAGACCGCCATTTACGGCATCAGCACGATCGCGGTGCGTTTCCTGAGCTATCTGCTCACGCCTTACTATACCCGTGAATTCGGGCAGGAGGCCTACGGAATCGTCACCGACGTCTATGCCCTGATTCCGCTGGCGCTCACGCTCCTGACGATGGGCATGGAGTCGAGCTATTTCCGCTTTTCGGCCCGGGCCGAGGCGGCGGGCGGCGACGTGCGGGGGGCCAAACGGCGGCTCTTCGCCACGACCTGGGGCGCCACGTCGCTCGCGGCGCTGCTTTTCGTCGCGGCGATGATCCTTTTCCGCGGCGACGTCGCCCGCCTGATGGGCGAAACCTATGTCGCGCACCCCGAATACGTCGTCTGGGTCGGCCTCATCATCCTGTTCGACGTCTGGGCCTGCATTCCCTTTTCGCGGCTTCGCGAGCAGGGGCGCGCGCTCACCTTCGTCGGAATCAAGGCGCTGAGCGCGGTGCTCAACGTCGCGCTGGCCGTCGCCTTCGGCGTCGCGGGACTCTTCTCCACCGACTTCGGCGTGGGGTGGGTCTTCGTCGCCAACTTCGTCGCCAGCGCGGTGACGTGGCTGGTGATCCTCGCCACCGCCGACCGCACGCTGCCTGCGATCGACCGGAAGCTGCTGACGGCCGTTTTCGCCTATTCGCTGCCGCTGCTGGTGGGCGGCCTGACCGGTACGGCCAACGAGTTCATCGACCGCCAGCTCATCAAGTTCCTGCTGCCCGAGGGGGTGGCCATGGCGCAACTGGGCGTCTATGGCGCCGTCACGAAGATCGCCGTGGTGATGATGCTCTTCTACCAGATCTACCGGCTGGCCGCCGAGCCCTTCTTCCTTTCGAATTTCAAAAAGTCGGACTTCGTGGCGATGAATGCCGCGGCGCTGAAATACTACGTCATGGCCTCGATGGTGATTTTCCTCTGCATCGCCCTTTTCCGCGACGTCTTCGCGCTGATCGTGGGACGGGAGTTCCGCGAGGGGATCTTCATCCTGCCGGTGGTGCTCGGGGCCAACGTCCTCACGGGCGTATGGCTCAACCTCTCGTTCTGGTACAAGCGCGAGGAGCGGACGTCGCTCGCGATCGTCGTCACCGGCACGGGGCTTGCGGCCATCCTCCTTTTCGGGTGCTGGCTCGTGCCCTTGTGCGGTTACTTCGGGGCGGCCTGGGCGCGGCTGGCGAGCGAGGTGGCGATGGTCGCCGTGAGCTGGTGGCTCAACCGCCGCTTCTTCCCCACGCCCTACGACTGGCGGCGCATCGGCGAGTATGTCGCCGTCGCGCTGGCGGGGTTCGCCGCGGCCGAGGCCGTCGGGGGCGCCGCGGGCAATATGTTCGTGGGCTATGCGTTTAATATGTTGCTTCTTGCGTCCTATGTCGCCTACCTCGTCCGCCGGGAGCGGATCGACCTCGGGGCGATGGCGCGTGCGGTGCTGAAGCGGTCTTAA
- a CDS encoding magnesium transporter CorA family protein, protein MITIYLKQYNKIIRNADTKLFDELGYDDILWIDMLLPTIKEQKAVENFMEISLQTKQQVEEIESTSKYSEDENAIISNSNFFVPTGDSFIVEPVSFIISNEGVLVSVRSAEFRTFRETEKRLQMNYRSYSTGYHLFISLLEVRIDFDADLVELIAKQVAALSKDVNSEDSIDKEVLHRISALQESTMSLRENIFDRQRVLSGILRSERFPNDIYPRLQLMIKDVNSLINHADFSFQRLDYIQDAALGLINIEQNGIVKIFSVAAVIFMPATLIASIYGMNFKAMPELEWTLTLSNGWVVPLGYLFAIGLMIVCSILTIWFFRYKKWL, encoded by the coding sequence ATGATTACGATTTACCTCAAGCAGTACAACAAGATCATCCGGAATGCCGACACCAAGCTTTTCGACGAGCTGGGCTACGACGACATCCTGTGGATCGACATGCTGCTGCCCACGATCAAGGAGCAGAAGGCCGTCGAGAACTTCATGGAGATCAGCCTCCAGACCAAACAGCAGGTCGAGGAGATCGAATCGACCTCGAAGTACTCCGAGGACGAGAACGCCATCATTTCCAACTCGAACTTTTTCGTTCCCACGGGCGATTCGTTCATCGTCGAACCCGTGTCGTTCATCATTTCGAACGAGGGTGTGCTCGTTTCGGTGCGCAGCGCCGAGTTCCGCACCTTCCGCGAGACGGAGAAGCGCCTGCAGATGAACTACCGCAGCTATTCGACGGGCTACCACCTCTTCATTTCGCTGCTGGAGGTGCGCATCGACTTCGACGCCGACCTCGTGGAGCTGATCGCCAAGCAGGTCGCGGCCCTCTCGAAGGACGTCAATTCGGAGGATTCGATCGACAAGGAGGTGCTGCACCGCATCAGCGCGTTGCAGGAGAGCACCATGTCGCTGCGCGAGAACATCTTCGACCGCCAGCGCGTCCTGTCGGGCATCCTGCGTTCGGAGCGCTTTCCGAACGACATCTACCCGCGGCTGCAACTGATGATCAAGGACGTCAATTCGCTGATAAACCACGCCGACTTCAGTTTCCAGCGTCTGGACTATATCCAGGACGCCGCGCTGGGTCTGATCAACATCGAGCAGAACGGCATCGTCAAGATCTTCTCCGTGGCGGCCGTGATCTTCATGCCCGCGACGCTCATCGCCTCGATCTACGGCATGAACTTCAAGGCCATGCCCGAACTGGAGTGGACCCTCACGCTCTCCAACGGCTGGGTCGTTCCGCTGGGCTACCTGTTCGCCATCGGGCTGATGATCGTCTGTTCGATCCTCACGATCTGGTTTTTCCGCTATAAGAAGTGGCTCTGA
- a CDS encoding type 2 periplasmic-binding domain-containing protein, with protein MMVTVPRIAAVSCFSATPFIYGIRHEGNLRAELLLSDPDTVIQHFIERKADIALLPFTAVPLLSDAHIVTRYCIGGVPSAREALLGGDDPLLAAWKECGELPFAFAVWAAHGDTDPDTVEALQHALTYGLERSYEAVLSSPFASDPQRGYDTLSHFDYIFDNQKNQALRKFWDSGVKVAPRANPG; from the coding sequence ATGATGGTCACAGTTCCACGTATAGCCGCCGTGTCGTGCTTCAGCGCGACGCCATTCATCTATGGTATCCGGCACGAAGGTAACCTTCGCGCCGAGCTGCTGCTGTCCGATCCCGACACCGTCATCCAGCATTTCATCGAGCGGAAAGCCGACATCGCGCTGCTTCCCTTTACGGCCGTTCCGCTGCTCTCCGATGCGCACATCGTCACCCGATACTGCATCGGCGGCGTTCCGTCCGCCCGCGAGGCGCTGCTCGGCGGCGACGACCCGCTGCTCGCGGCATGGAAGGAGTGCGGCGAGCTGCCCTTCGCCTTCGCCGTGTGGGCGGCGCACGGGGATACGGATCCCGATACGGTCGAAGCCTTGCAGCATGCGCTGACCTACGGCCTCGAACGGAGTTACGAGGCGGTGCTTTCGTCGCCGTTCGCCTCCGATCCGCAGCGGGGCTACGACACGCTGTCGCATTTCGACTACATCTTCGACAACCAGAAGAATCAGGCGCTCCGAAAGTTCTGGGACTCGGGCGTAAAGGTCGCTCCGAGAGCCAATCCCGGCTGA
- a CDS encoding glycoside hydrolase family 27 protein: MKRLLLFCAALCCAATSSAQKWEGLADTPPMGWSTWNKFGCNVDERMVREMADALVESGLAEAGYVYLNIDDCWHASERDADGFPQCDPERFPSGMKALADYVHSKGLKLGIYSDAGRRTCAGRFGSFGHEYQDALQYARWGIDYLKYDWCNTENINPVGAYTLMRDALRAAGRPILFSMCEWGNSKPWTWAREVGHMWRTTGDIGLSFSDPAVFTGDWKPRTVMQNFDDNAGLRRYAGPGHWNDPDMLEVGNGMSVNQDRAHFTMWCMMAAPLILGNDIRAMSDETAAIVTDRDVIAIDQDPLGVQGLRYATDNGLEIWFKPLAGGEWAFCLFNRTHEARPYTIDWQLFSFTDTEVSQCSTAFDRIVYEGRDLWNGGRSFRTDRKREVVVPAEDVVLYRLRPVVKR, encoded by the coding sequence ATGAAACGTCTTTTACTCTTTTGCGCCGCGCTCTGCTGCGCGGCGACCTCTTCGGCCCAGAAGTGGGAGGGCCTGGCCGACACGCCGCCGATGGGCTGGAGCACGTGGAACAAGTTCGGCTGCAACGTCGATGAGCGGATGGTCCGCGAAATGGCCGACGCGCTGGTCGAGTCGGGGCTGGCCGAGGCCGGATACGTTTACCTCAATATCGACGACTGCTGGCACGCCTCCGAACGCGACGCCGACGGTTTTCCGCAGTGCGATCCCGAACGGTTCCCGAGCGGTATGAAAGCGCTGGCCGATTACGTGCATTCGAAGGGGCTGAAGCTGGGTATCTACTCCGATGCCGGGCGGCGGACCTGCGCCGGACGTTTCGGCAGCTTCGGCCACGAGTACCAGGATGCGCTGCAATACGCCCGCTGGGGCATCGACTACCTGAAATACGACTGGTGCAACACCGAGAATATCAATCCCGTGGGAGCCTATACGCTCATGCGCGACGCCCTGCGCGCCGCCGGGCGCCCGATCCTTTTCTCCATGTGCGAGTGGGGTAACAGCAAGCCGTGGACCTGGGCGCGGGAGGTCGGCCACATGTGGCGTACGACAGGCGACATCGGCCTTTCGTTCTCCGACCCCGCGGTCTTCACGGGCGACTGGAAACCCCGCACCGTGATGCAGAATTTCGACGACAACGCCGGACTGCGCCGCTATGCTGGTCCGGGTCACTGGAACGACCCCGACATGCTCGAGGTGGGCAACGGCATGTCGGTCAATCAGGACCGTGCGCACTTCACGATGTGGTGCATGATGGCTGCGCCGCTGATCCTTGGCAACGACATACGCGCCATGTCGGACGAGACGGCGGCCATCGTGACCGACCGCGACGTCATCGCCATCGACCAGGACCCGCTGGGCGTGCAGGGGTTGCGCTACGCCACCGACAACGGACTGGAAATCTGGTTCAAGCCGCTCGCCGGCGGCGAATGGGCCTTCTGCCTCTTCAACCGCACGCACGAGGCGCGTCCCTATACGATCGACTGGCAGCTGTTCAGCTTCACCGATACGGAGGTGTCGCAGTGCTCCACGGCTTTCGACCGGATCGTTTACGAGGGCCGCGACCTCTGGAACGGCGGCCGTAGCTTCCGCACGGACCGCAAGCGCGAGGTGGTCGTTCCGGCCGAGGACGTCGTGCTCTACCGCCTCCGACCCGTCGTGAAGCGGTGA